The Fibrobacter sp. UWT2 nucleotide sequence ACAACATCGATAACGCCGCGCATCAAAATATCAAGCTGTTCTTTAACAGGACGGAATTGCATTTTATTTCCTTTTGTTTTTTCCAGATAGGAAATATAGAAAGAGATTGACGTCTTTCAGTTTTAGGAGGACGTGGAAACAGTGAAAAAAAGACCCCAAATATTGACATAAGGGGCAATTAATTTATATTTGCACAACTTAATTTCCTAAAAGGAGGAATTCTACAATGAGAAAAATATTCATCGCCGTACTTGCGGTCGCTGCAATGGCTATGGCCGAATCCCATACCCACGACGGCTTTTTCTTGAACTTGGCACTGGGCTTTGGCTATCAGGGTTTTACTTACGACGCCAACAAAGCTATATTCGACATGGAAGCTAACGGCATGTCATCTGAATTTGACATCAAATTGGGTGGATGCATTGCACCTAACACCCTTTTGCACGCTACAATTCTTGGTGTCGCCAATGGTAGCGAAATCGAAGCAAAGAGAGACGGTAAAAAAATTGGCTCCACCTCGGATAGAAGCGAAAGCATGTCTATGTTTGGCATTGGCGTCACCTACTACCTGCCGCAAAACGTCTTTTTCAGCGGTTCAATCGGTTTGGCAGCATTTAACCTTCAGGACAACACGGACAGCGACAACGAAATTACAGGACAAACCGATAGCGGTCTCGGCGTCCAGCTTGCCGTCGGTAAAGAATGGTGGGTCAGCGATAACTGGGGCTTAGGCGTATCCGCCGCATTTACTTACGGAGCCGCCGAAGACAAAGATGATATGGGCGATGCAAATGCCTTCGGTGTCAACGTGATGTTCTCGGCAACGTTCAACTAAAAGATGGGGCTTAGCCCCACAAAACTATTTTCCAAAACCAGCGAGGTCTATACCGAGCTGGTTTATTTTATATGTAAGAATACGCGGGGTCGTGGAAAGACTCCGCGCCGCAGCGGCAATTTTGCCCTTGCTACTCTTGAGAGCGTCGCAGATAATGTCTTTCTCGTATGCTTCAACCATTCGCTTCAAGTTACCGGACACGGGCGTACCGCTGGTTTCGGCAGTCTGCAGCGTGGTCGGGAAATGGTGCGGATAGATGACGTCTTCATCGGTCACGAGAACAGCACGTTCAATACCGTTTTCCAGTTCACGGACATTTCCGGGCCACGGGTAACTCATGAGCATGTTGATGGTCGTACGTGCGAGACGGCGAACGTTCTTGCCCACGATACGGCAATAGTGTTCCACAAAATGGTCCGCCAAAAGTACAATGTCGGTCTTGCGGTTGCGAAGGGGCGGAACATAAATCGGGAAAATGTGCAGCTGGTAATAGAGGTCTTCGCGGAAGGTTCCCTCTTCCACCATCT carries:
- a CDS encoding outer membrane beta-barrel protein, whose product is MRKIFIAVLAVAAMAMAESHTHDGFFLNLALGFGYQGFTYDANKAIFDMEANGMSSEFDIKLGGCIAPNTLLHATILGVANGSEIEAKRDGKKIGSTSDRSESMSMFGIGVTYYLPQNVFFSGSIGLAAFNLQDNTDSDNEITGQTDSGLGVQLAVGKEWWVSDNWGLGVSAAFTYGAAEDKDDMGDANAFGVNVMFSATFN